Proteins encoded by one window of Salvia splendens isolate huo1 chromosome 14, SspV2, whole genome shotgun sequence:
- the LOC121763355 gene encoding F-box protein SKIP17-like: MDSALLHHAVGVSPNPKLKRPCYPNRISTPTSDPNQFDALLESFLDFHDSSAIALDLAIDRIIESLPHDSDKNDVIHSALRLGSALTEAAKRSARRRASMHNAVVWPLPSDLTIKVFSLLDTQSVCHAAATCSFFNKCAADPLCYSNINLTTIVPRVNNIVVSTMIQRAGKVLRSLKLGIIPSPPVASLGSSQALVYSMRNSSDTSGFSWNDKKSRQGKETSVLTRSCLAPLIGDGGTAGALLKRLHLYNIERMDNTAFGAAISACPALLDLEVVGLHVELRQTLESVSRSCPLIERLILESSKTGRDDSLKLPTCNDLVNNCPYLSSFALRGFKLHDPKVRVLVKGLRNLKFVDFSTSYAITGEFLRNLGGSVGGSLLEVLILRDCMHLREAEVSRLLSAILAGRFKLLKHLDVSNREGLASDDDWYQRCYTPSFMSLRELLEERPNLRVLADFPAEGSFVEEPVTSSDVNVDTNSPSVASSHTSGEYVFTSSSESSYNSDQSSGNEDYPNAGFPVHEESSDEVDDL; the protein is encoded by the exons ATGGATAGCGCTCTCCTCCACCACGCCGTCGGCGTCTCTCCCAATCCCAAGCTCAAGCGCCCCTGCTACCCCAACCGCATCTCCACCCCGACCTCCGATCCCAATCAATTCGACGCGCTGCTGGAATCGTTCCTCGATTTCCACGATTCATCAGCGATCGCTCTCGACCTCGCCATCGATCGCATAATCGAGTCCCTCCCCCACGATTCCGACAAGAATGACGTCATCCACAGCGCGCTCCGTCTCGGCTCCGCACTCACTGAAGCGGCCAAGCGATCCGCTAGGAGGCGCGCTTCCATGCACAACGCCGTCGTTTGGCCTCTGCCGTCCGATCTCACTATTAAG GTATTCTCTTTGCTCGATACACAGAGTGTATGTCATGCAGCTGCTACGTGCTCCTTCTTCAATAAGTGTGCTGCTGATCCATTGTGCTATTCCAATATTAACTTAACCACAATTGTTCCTAGGGTGAATAACATAGTAGTTTCCACAATGATTCAACGAGCTGGAAAAGTACTGCG GTCCCTTAAGCTTGGGATTATCCCTAGCCCACCTGTTGCATCACTAGGTTCGTCTCAAGCACTCGTTTATTCTATGAGAAATTCCTCAGATACATCGGGTTTTTCATGGAACGATAAAAAGTCGAGACAGGGAAAAGAGACATCTGTACTTACTAGATCTTGCTTGGCTCCATTGATTGGTGATGGTGGTACTGCAGG GGCACTTTTGAAAAGGTTACACCTTTATAACATAGAAAGAATGGACAACACAGCATTTGGAGCTGCTATATCAGCTTGCCCTGCTTTGCTTGATCTAGAAGTTGTTGGCCT ACATGTCGAGCTGAGGCAAACCCTGGAGTCAGTGAGTAGGTCTTGTCCCCTAATAGAGCGTCTAATTTTGGAATCCTCGAAAACAG GTAGAGATGACAGCTTAAAATTACCGACGTGCAATGATCTAGTGAACAATTGCCCATATTTATCCTCATTTGCACTTCGAGGGTTTAAATTGCATGACCCTAAAGTCCGGGTTCTTGTCAAG GGATTGCGTAATTTGAAGTTTGTTGACTTTTCAACATCCTATGCCATCACTGGTGAATTTCTAAG AAATCTAGGTGGCAGTGTAGGTGGAAGTTTGCTGGAAGTTTTGATTTTACGGGATTGTATGCATTTGAGAGAA GCAGAAGTTTCCAGGTTGCTTTCGGCAATTCTTGCAGGACGGTTCAAGCTTCTTAAGCACCTT GATGTATCCAATCGAGAGGGGCTGGCATCTGATGATGACTGGTATCAGAGATGTTACACCCCAAG TTTCATGTCGTTACGTGAGTTATTGGAAGAAAGGCCCAATCTAAGGGTGCTTGCAGATTTTCCTGCTGAAGGAAG TTTTGTGGAAGAGCCAGTGACCAGCAGTGATGTCAACGTGGATACCAACTCACCCTCTGTGGCGAGCAGTCATACTTCTGGCGAATACGTATTCACTAGCTCATCAGAGAGCAGTTATAATAGCGACCAAAGTAGTGGTAATGAGGATTACCCAAATGCCGGCTTTCCAGTTCATGAAGAGAGTTCAGATGAGGTGGATGACTtatag